A portion of the Candidatus Pristimantibacillus lignocellulolyticus genome contains these proteins:
- a CDS encoding BMP family protein encodes MKKRLSLLLSMILVIGLLAACGNNANQGSNGTNNGTTSEGTANGKKDVKIALVLPEQIGVNPFFELMDKGFKKAGEDFGVTIKTMESSDANAFEQNFRAAVADGYDMIITATYQAEDALRKIAAENPDLPIAIIDHVIEDVPNVRSAAFIENQASFLLGAAAGLVTESNVVGNVVAVEGAQMDKYTIGFAKGLAYTNPDAKVLTSYVGSYVDSAKSKELALQQNAQGADFIAGLAAVGDFGIFEAAKEKGFYASGQDVDRTVIDPEHVILSQLKEVDTVTYDTVKLFVEDKFEFGTTFYGLTEGGVGLTFVTTDSESPRSEKLTDEDIAQLKEIAEGIKDGSIDTSITK; translated from the coding sequence GTGAAAAAGAGACTTTCATTACTATTGTCAATGATTCTAGTTATCGGATTGTTGGCTGCATGTGGTAACAATGCAAATCAAGGGTCAAACGGTACTAACAACGGTACTACCTCAGAGGGAACAGCGAATGGCAAAAAAGATGTTAAAATTGCTCTAGTTCTTCCTGAACAAATTGGTGTTAACCCATTCTTTGAACTAATGGATAAAGGTTTCAAAAAAGCTGGTGAAGACTTCGGAGTTACTATTAAGACTATGGAATCTTCAGATGCTAATGCATTTGAACAAAACTTCCGTGCTGCTGTCGCGGATGGATATGACATGATTATTACTGCTACTTATCAAGCTGAAGATGCACTTAGAAAAATCGCAGCTGAAAACCCAGATCTTCCAATTGCAATTATAGACCACGTAATTGAAGATGTACCTAATGTAAGAAGTGCTGCTTTTATTGAAAACCAAGCATCATTCCTTCTTGGAGCTGCTGCAGGTCTTGTAACAGAATCTAACGTTGTTGGTAACGTTGTTGCTGTTGAAGGCGCGCAAATGGACAAGTATACAATTGGTTTTGCTAAAGGTCTTGCATACACAAATCCTGACGCGAAAGTTCTAACTTCCTATGTAGGTAGCTATGTGGATTCTGCAAAATCTAAAGAGCTTGCACTTCAACAAAACGCTCAAGGTGCTGACTTTATCGCTGGTTTAGCTGCAGTTGGTGACTTCGGTATTTTTGAAGCTGCAAAAGAAAAAGGTTTCTATGCTTCAGGTCAAGACGTTGACCGTACTGTAATCGATCCTGAGCACGTAATTCTATCTCAACTGAAAGAAGTAGATACTGTTACTTATGATACAGTTAAGCTTTTCGTTGAAGATAAATTCGAGTTTGGAACTACATTCTATGGTTTAACTGAAGGCGGCGTAGGTCTTACTTTTGTAACAACTGATAGTGAATCTCCGCGTAGTGAAAAGCTTACTGATGAAGATATCGCGCAATTAAAAGAAATTGCTGAAGGTATCAAAGACGGTTCAATCGACACTTCTATTACAAAATAA
- a CDS encoding ABC transporter ATP-binding protein, which translates to MLLEMDSITKSYGSVTANHNVNFNLRKGEVHALIGENGAGKTTLMRILYGMERPTSGEIRIDGKAVEFHNPTDAIGHNIGMVHQHFMLFSAFTIAENIVIGREPTKGVKFDRKTAIEETLKLSEQYGMPVNPKHKVADCSLGMQQRVEILKVLYQGAEIIILDEPTGVLTPIEVKELLISIKKLAASGKSFIIISHKLSEIMEVADRITVLRDGHITGTVNAADTNEEELSKMMVGRDLVKLERRKLEYGDPVINVQSLSIKGNKTKPLLDNINFNVREGEIVGIAGISGNGQSELLQAISGLMPYSQGTITIQGMNVTGASVKQIRESGLAHIPEDRYLWGVSKDATVSDNGIMGHLDSTSKYGVLQGKLIRDLVSEWVQRFGIKTGSLSTKAQYLSGGNLQKLIVARELAKQTAFLIAAEPTRGVDVGAMEIIHGELLKRRDEKAGILLVSSELTEIMKLSDRILVMYEGKIAGELDAAVATEEQISLLMAGGKAVG; encoded by the coding sequence ATGCTGCTTGAGATGGACAGTATAACAAAGTCATATGGCTCTGTAACTGCTAATCATAATGTTAATTTTAATTTGCGCAAAGGTGAAGTTCATGCGCTTATAGGTGAAAATGGTGCAGGTAAGACGACGTTGATGCGTATTTTGTATGGCATGGAGCGTCCGACAAGTGGTGAGATTAGAATTGATGGGAAAGCAGTAGAGTTCCATAATCCGACAGACGCTATCGGGCATAATATCGGAATGGTCCATCAGCATTTTATGTTGTTCTCGGCATTTACGATTGCAGAGAACATCGTTATTGGTCGTGAACCAACAAAAGGTGTGAAGTTTGATCGTAAAACAGCAATTGAAGAAACACTGAAATTATCTGAGCAATACGGAATGCCAGTTAATCCTAAGCACAAGGTTGCAGATTGTTCACTTGGAATGCAACAACGAGTAGAAATATTGAAAGTATTGTATCAAGGTGCTGAAATTATTATTCTTGATGAACCAACAGGTGTTTTAACACCTATAGAAGTAAAAGAGTTATTAATTTCGATAAAAAAACTTGCTGCTAGCGGTAAAAGTTTTATTATTATAAGTCATAAACTCAGTGAAATCATGGAAGTAGCTGATCGAATTACAGTACTCCGAGACGGCCATATTACTGGCACGGTGAATGCTGCTGATACTAATGAAGAAGAGTTATCCAAAATGATGGTTGGACGTGATCTTGTAAAGCTTGAACGTCGAAAACTTGAATATGGAGATCCAGTCATTAATGTACAATCACTTTCTATTAAAGGTAATAAAACTAAGCCGTTATTAGACAATATTAATTTTAACGTGCGTGAAGGTGAGATCGTAGGTATTGCTGGAATATCTGGAAATGGACAGTCAGAGCTACTGCAAGCAATTTCTGGATTAATGCCTTATAGTCAAGGAACTATCACAATTCAAGGTATGAATGTAACCGGTGCTTCCGTTAAGCAAATTCGTGAAAGTGGACTTGCGCACATTCCTGAGGATCGATACCTTTGGGGTGTGTCCAAAGATGCAACCGTTTCAGATAATGGAATAATGGGTCATTTGGATTCAACGAGTAAATACGGAGTTCTTCAAGGTAAATTAATTCGTGATCTTGTATCTGAATGGGTTCAAAGATTTGGAATAAAAACAGGGTCATTGAGCACTAAAGCTCAATATTTATCAGGTGGTAATTTGCAAAAGCTAATTGTTGCACGTGAGCTTGCAAAACAAACAGCTTTTCTAATTGCAGCTGAGCCAACTCGAGGCGTAGATGTTGGTGCAATGGAGATTATTCACGGAGAGTTATTGAAACGTCGTGATGAAAAAGCTGGAATTTTGCTTGTATCAAGCGAATTAACAGAAATTATGAAGCTTTCAGATCGTATTTTAGTTATGTATGAAGGTAAAATTGCTGGTGAATTAGATGCTGCTGTAGCTACTGAAGAGCAAATTAGTCTACTAATGGCGGGAGGGAAAGCTGTTGGATAA
- a CDS encoding ABC transporter permease translates to MDKIKSSLQSLLQPFIAIVAGLLVGAIAIVIVDGNIVDTYREMWNGAFGNFYFFTSTLARATPIILVGLGASLAFKAGFFNMGSEGQMVLGALTAAITALYVPGPGWFKAIAAIMAAMIVAGLWSALAGWLDSRFGMNLLITTLLLNYIASLFAGYMVAYPFKDSTTNSALSQTQMIDKSVFFPKLFSGMTLHIGFIIAIVATIGLFLFIKYTKKGYEIRMLGGNPLFASYGGVNRGRLMVVSMLISGAFAGLAGASDVLGTSYRYLDGSLVSANYAWTGIMATLLANSNPIGTAIAAIFLAALQTGGMGMERNTDVPLEVSSIIQAVLILFITAKFTMSFIKRKKAGAKDGSAN, encoded by the coding sequence TTGGATAAGATAAAAAGTAGTTTACAGTCCCTATTACAGCCTTTCATTGCAATAGTTGCAGGTCTATTAGTTGGTGCAATCGCAATTGTAATCGTAGATGGGAATATTGTGGATACATACCGCGAAATGTGGAATGGCGCATTCGGTAATTTTTATTTCTTTACGAGTACTTTAGCTCGTGCTACTCCAATTATTTTGGTTGGTCTAGGTGCATCATTGGCATTCAAAGCAGGATTTTTCAATATGGGTTCAGAGGGTCAGATGGTCCTAGGAGCATTAACTGCTGCAATTACAGCACTTTACGTACCTGGTCCTGGCTGGTTTAAAGCGATCGCAGCAATTATGGCAGCTATGATAGTAGCTGGTCTTTGGTCTGCCCTTGCAGGCTGGCTCGACTCCAGGTTTGGCATGAACTTATTAATTACAACGTTATTACTTAATTATATCGCATCATTATTTGCAGGGTATATGGTTGCATATCCATTCAAAGATAGTACAACTAACTCGGCACTGTCGCAGACGCAAATGATCGATAAATCAGTATTTTTCCCGAAATTATTTTCAGGTATGACCTTGCATATTGGGTTTATTATCGCAATCGTTGCGACAATTGGATTATTTTTATTCATTAAGTATACGAAAAAAGGATATGAAATTCGTATGCTAGGTGGGAATCCACTATTTGCAAGCTATGGCGGCGTTAATCGTGGTCGTTTGATGGTAGTAAGTATGCTGATCAGTGGTGCGTTTGCTGGTCTTGCTGGTGCATCCGATGTGCTAGGTACTTCATACCGTTATCTTGATGGTTCACTAGTCTCAGCTAATTATGCTTGGACTGGCATCATGGCGACATTGCTAGCTAATTCAAATCCGATTGGTACAGCAATTGCAGCTATTTTCCTCGCTGCTCTGCAGACTGGTGGTATGGGTATGGAACGTAATACCGACGTTCCGCTAGAAGTGTCAAGTATTATCCAAGCTGTATTAATTCTGTTTATTACAGCCAAATTTACAATGTCATTCATTAAACGCAAGAAAGCGGGGGCGAAAGATGGATCAGCTAATTGA
- a CDS encoding ABC transporter permease, protein MDQLIDVSLFAAALRMITPILLAALGGAICARVGLFNVGLEGLILVGAFSAILGNYLTGSITMAILFAIGCSLLFALLFAYMSINLQSNVIVVGIAINFLAAGLTTFALRAIFNVKGAYYDKDMQGLPKIDIPLIKDIPWIGDVISGQSILVYVSIIIVILLQIYLYKTVSGFRLLAAGENPTAARSIGLPVRRIQYLAVLICGALCGLAGAQLSLGNVTMFTEGMTSGRGFIALVATMLGQSNPIGVAGASVLFGFMEALSYRLQNFSIPSNLSAMLPFVVTIIAMIFFKNNGYKDEAKKSNGSSR, encoded by the coding sequence ATGGATCAGCTAATTGATGTTTCCTTATTCGCTGCAGCTTTACGTATGATTACACCGATTTTGCTTGCAGCTTTAGGTGGAGCAATATGCGCACGAGTTGGACTATTTAATGTTGGTTTGGAAGGTCTAATCTTAGTAGGTGCATTTTCCGCTATTCTTGGTAATTACTTAACAGGAAGTATTACAATGGCTATCTTATTCGCTATTGGTTGTTCACTGTTATTCGCGCTACTCTTTGCCTACATGAGTATTAATTTACAATCAAATGTAATTGTTGTAGGTATTGCTATTAACTTCTTAGCTGCTGGACTTACTACGTTCGCTCTACGTGCTATTTTCAATGTAAAGGGAGCATATTACGACAAAGACATGCAAGGACTACCTAAGATTGATATTCCATTAATTAAGGATATCCCATGGATTGGCGATGTTATTTCAGGTCAATCTATACTTGTATATGTATCCATTATTATCGTGATTTTATTGCAAATTTACTTATATAAAACGGTATCAGGTTTTCGTCTGCTTGCAGCTGGAGAGAATCCAACGGCAGCTCGTAGTATTGGCTTACCGGTTCGTAGAATTCAATACCTTGCAGTATTAATTTGTGGTGCACTTTGTGGACTTGCTGGTGCACAATTGTCACTTGGTAATGTAACGATGTTTACTGAAGGTATGACTAGTGGTCGTGGATTTATTGCGCTTGTAGCAACGATGTTAGGTCAATCGAATCCGATTGGTGTAGCGGGAGCAAGTGTATTGTTTGGTTTTATGGAGGCTTTGAGTTATCGACTGCAAAACTTCTCAATTCCATCTAATCTTTCAGCTATGCTTCCATTTGTTGTTACCATCATTGCGATGATTTTCTTCAAAAACAATGGTTATAAAGACGAAGCTAAAAAATCTAACGGAAGCTCACGCTAA
- a CDS encoding sulfite oxidase-like oxidoreductase yields MHKKAERLKKVKAPLAAKVPPELQHRVPPGQTVTDRFPILHEGEVPHYDMSTWSIKTFGEVNSIRSFSFDELMKLPQTEITCDIHCVTRWSKLDTTWVGVKFTDFLELLGVKSEAKYVMIHGENDYTANVPLEDLMRDNILLAHTFDGEPLTEKHGGPLRMVIPHLYFWKSVKWITGFEFMVEDHPGFWEQNGFHNYAEPFAEQRFSGDGFDLPEDEWHGKEFD; encoded by the coding sequence ATGCATAAGAAAGCGGAACGTCTGAAAAAAGTAAAGGCGCCACTAGCTGCTAAAGTTCCACCGGAACTTCAGCATCGTGTACCTCCTGGGCAAACAGTTACAGATCGTTTTCCGATTCTTCACGAGGGTGAAGTGCCGCATTATGATATGTCCACATGGAGTATCAAAACATTTGGCGAAGTAAACTCGATTCGTAGTTTTAGCTTTGATGAGTTGATGAAATTACCTCAAACGGAGATCACTTGTGATATTCATTGTGTAACACGTTGGTCTAAACTTGATACAACTTGGGTTGGTGTTAAGTTCACAGATTTTTTAGAACTACTTGGTGTTAAATCCGAAGCAAAATACGTGATGATTCATGGTGAAAATGATTATACAGCGAATGTTCCTTTAGAAGATTTGATGCGTGACAATATATTGTTAGCTCATACTTTTGATGGTGAGCCACTTACTGAAAAGCATGGTGGGCCATTGCGTATGGTCATTCCACATCTCTATTTCTGGAAGAGTGTGAAATGGATTACTGGATTTGAATTTATGGTTGAAGATCACCCAGGTTTCTGGGAACAAAATGGGTTTCATAATTATGCAGAACCATTTGCCGAACAACGTTTCTCTGGAGATGGTTTTGATCTGCCAGAAGATGAGTGGCATGGGAAGGAGTTTGACTAA
- a CDS encoding nucleoside phosphorylase yields MFLSILEVNSEQLPGLAIVCGDPRRAKKIADMLTDSVELSYAREYRTFVGSYKGVQLAVVSHGVGCPGAAVCFEELIKGGVHTIIRVGTAGSYSADHPAGSLIVSTGTIRTDGLTKQLVPDGFPAIGDSEVVNALFASAQEQGGIVKKGITVTLDVFFNGPVEIPHKLYKASGALAVEMEISSLYVIASLRGIRAGAIVALDGYADSDLAEGYDPHTNVVSDAVEREIKAALEAMVKLA; encoded by the coding sequence ATGTTTTTATCTATTCTTGAAGTTAATTCAGAGCAACTGCCAGGTCTTGCTATCGTATGTGGAGATCCACGTCGCGCTAAGAAAATTGCAGACATGCTAACTGACTCTGTTGAACTATCATATGCTCGTGAGTATCGTACATTTGTTGGTTCGTATAAAGGGGTACAATTAGCTGTAGTAAGTCATGGTGTAGGTTGCCCTGGTGCTGCAGTATGTTTCGAAGAACTAATTAAAGGTGGCGTCCATACGATTATTCGTGTAGGTACAGCAGGTTCTTACTCCGCTGATCACCCTGCAGGAAGTTTGATCGTAAGTACTGGTACGATTCGTACAGATGGACTAACTAAACAATTAGTACCAGATGGTTTCCCTGCGATTGGAGATAGCGAAGTTGTTAATGCGCTATTTGCTTCTGCACAAGAACAAGGTGGTATTGTTAAAAAGGGTATTACTGTAACCCTTGATGTATTCTTCAATGGTCCAGTAGAAATACCTCATAAGTTATACAAAGCTTCTGGTGCACTAGCAGTAGAGATGGAAATCTCATCTTTGTACGTTATTGCTTCTCTACGTGGTATTCGTGCTGGAGCAATTGTAGCACTTGATGGTTATGCAGATTCCGATCTAGCTGAGGGTTATGACCCACATACAAACGTAGTAAGTGATGCTGTTGAACGCGAAATTAAAGCAGCACTTGAAGCTATGGTGAAACTAGCTTAA
- the rbsK gene encoding ribokinase, translating into MKESDTSKNKPARKTGSKSLTINDIAKLAGVSIATVSKILNQKDQDIGEETKKKINKIISDNNYVPYQKMMKRISAKSSTIGLVMGNHISNDFYTAFTKGVEECAYQEKMSIIIAHINASEVEDKKDDKIPHERNVEGIILVPGSGMEKQEAEAFSSKDTPVVVVSQQALDEQFHQLNFDHFLGAYKATTYIIEHQHELIGFITGPLSDPVAERRLDGYKKALYDHNISFERSLLFEGAQCENRQLGIDGTKLLLAKGVTAIVAANDEIASGVYGAINEALLKIPAHLSVVALSDSNISELILPSLTAIRYPTYQVGYDACSQLIKLIRGEEVDRRIVYGPELMIRKSVAKPSGPDYSYKEKIAIVGSLNMDIIMKVPHIPKVGETILANDIKHAAGGKGANQAVGAGKLNGKVYMIGRVGNDLYGRELYHSLIKYGVDASGVIHDDLLPTGNAYIYVSDNGDNNIVVNPGANSRLSIEQVQEFEWIFDKVSYCLVQMEIPMNTIEYVATLCRQKNVKLILNPAPAREINYSLFENCFLVIPNETELDRMIPGEASIEEKAIKLLEKSFQNVIVTLGEKGCLLVNATTKKYFPAASFKAVDTTGAGDSFISSLTVALSEGKDFEQSIAFASLAAGITVSREGAQPSLPDKETIRMYLQ; encoded by the coding sequence TTGAAGGAAAGTGATACTTCAAAGAACAAACCTGCAAGAAAAACTGGTTCTAAATCTTTAACAATTAATGATATTGCTAAGCTTGCAGGCGTTTCTATTGCAACGGTTTCTAAGATTTTGAATCAGAAAGACCAAGACATCGGCGAAGAAACAAAGAAAAAGATTAATAAAATTATTAGCGATAATAATTACGTACCATACCAGAAGATGATGAAACGTATATCAGCAAAATCTTCAACCATTGGCTTGGTAATGGGTAATCATATATCGAATGACTTTTATACAGCTTTTACAAAAGGTGTGGAAGAATGCGCATATCAAGAGAAGATGAGCATAATTATTGCTCACATCAATGCAAGTGAAGTTGAAGACAAGAAAGACGATAAAATTCCTCATGAAAGAAACGTAGAAGGTATTATACTTGTTCCTGGATCCGGAATGGAGAAACAAGAAGCAGAAGCGTTTTCCTCAAAAGATACTCCAGTAGTAGTGGTAAGTCAACAGGCACTAGATGAGCAGTTTCATCAGTTGAATTTCGATCACTTCCTCGGTGCATATAAAGCAACAACATACATAATAGAACATCAGCATGAGCTTATTGGCTTTATTACAGGACCATTGTCTGATCCAGTAGCAGAAAGGCGCTTGGATGGTTATAAGAAAGCATTATACGATCATAATATTTCTTTTGAAAGAAGTTTACTATTCGAAGGCGCTCAATGTGAGAATAGGCAGTTAGGTATTGACGGGACGAAGTTACTTCTAGCTAAAGGAGTAACAGCTATTGTAGCGGCAAATGATGAGATTGCTTCTGGTGTATATGGGGCAATAAACGAAGCATTACTGAAAATACCAGCTCATTTATCAGTTGTAGCGTTGAGCGATTCTAATATAAGTGAGCTTATTCTTCCTAGTCTGACCGCAATTCGCTATCCAACGTACCAAGTGGGCTATGATGCATGTTCACAATTAATTAAGCTAATTCGAGGAGAAGAAGTAGATCGTAGAATTGTGTATGGACCAGAGTTAATGATTAGAAAAAGCGTAGCTAAGCCTTCAGGACCTGACTATTCCTATAAAGAAAAAATTGCCATTGTAGGAAGTCTTAACATGGATATTATTATGAAAGTTCCACATATTCCGAAAGTAGGGGAAACCATTCTAGCTAACGACATTAAACATGCTGCAGGTGGTAAAGGGGCTAACCAAGCTGTCGGGGCTGGGAAACTGAACGGTAAAGTGTACATGATCGGTCGTGTAGGAAATGATCTATATGGTCGAGAGCTATATCATAGTTTGATCAAATATGGTGTAGACGCTAGCGGTGTTATCCATGATGATCTGTTACCGACAGGTAATGCTTACATCTATGTTTCCGATAACGGTGATAACAACATCGTTGTAAATCCAGGAGCCAATTCTCGGTTAAGTATTGAGCAGGTACAAGAGTTCGAATGGATCTTCGATAAAGTATCTTATTGCCTCGTGCAGATGGAAATTCCGATGAATACGATCGAATATGTAGCAACATTATGTAGACAGAAAAATGTAAAGCTCATACTAAATCCGGCTCCTGCTAGAGAAATAAATTATTCGTTGTTTGAGAACTGTTTTCTTGTTATCCCTAATGAGACAGAGCTTGATCGTATGATTCCAGGTGAAGCATCGATCGAAGAAAAAGCAATAAAACTATTGGAGAAAAGTTTTCAGAATGTAATTGTTACTCTTGGTGAGAAGGGCTGCCTCCTAGTGAATGCCACCACTAAAAAGTATTTCCCAGCAGCTAGCTTTAAGGCAGTAGATACAACGGGAGCAGGTGACTCGTTCATAAGTTCACTAACTGTAGCTCTATCGGAAGGGAAAGATTTTGAACAATCTATAGCATTTGCTAGTCTAGCCGCAGGTATTACTGTAAGTAGAGAAGGAGCTCAACCATCTCTTCCAGACAAAGAAACAATAAGAATGTACTTGCAATAA
- a CDS encoding DUF1446 domain-containing protein: MTTRELKILAPCGMLGYGFPKSSFQRGMELLPDAIVVDAGSTDGGPHKLGAGSAIVSKQACKKDLEIMLTAGASARIPVIIGSAGGSGAKVHVEWTRSIIMEILQEQNLSSLKIATIWADIPNDVIEAKLVKGQCLPLGLSVKPLTKERLEATNGVVAQMGHEPIVAALEEGADIIICGRAYDPSPFAAVAIHKGYDAALAYHMGKILECAALCAEPGTTKDSMLGILKEDSFILKALNDTRKCTAISVAAHTFYEKDHPYLLHGPGYILNLEHCKFTELPDHSVEVSGSRMIETPVYKIKLEGAMQVAYRTFVIAGIRDPLLINKIEEVEELVKQQVYDYYTEIPREDYAINFVNYGMNGVLGALEPTPNAGHELGVMFEVIAVSQELANAVCGSVRSTFLHYGYEGRKSTAGNLAFPFAPSDIPFGPVYEFSVYHLMEVSDGLEMFHCDYEEV, encoded by the coding sequence ATGACAACAAGAGAATTAAAAATACTTGCCCCTTGTGGCATGCTTGGTTATGGGTTTCCGAAATCATCCTTTCAAAGAGGGATGGAATTGTTACCTGATGCCATTGTAGTAGATGCTGGATCTACAGACGGCGGACCACATAAACTTGGAGCTGGTTCAGCAATTGTTAGTAAACAAGCTTGTAAAAAAGATTTAGAGATTATGCTTACTGCAGGAGCGTCAGCACGCATTCCAGTTATAATCGGTTCGGCGGGCGGAAGTGGAGCGAAGGTCCATGTAGAATGGACGCGCTCCATCATTATGGAAATTCTACAAGAACAAAATCTAAGTAGTCTGAAGATTGCGACAATATGGGCAGATATTCCGAATGATGTTATTGAAGCTAAGTTGGTCAAAGGACAATGTCTACCACTTGGCTTGTCGGTGAAACCGTTAACGAAGGAGAGATTAGAAGCAACGAATGGTGTAGTTGCACAAATGGGGCATGAGCCTATTGTAGCTGCTTTAGAAGAAGGTGCAGATATAATAATCTGCGGTCGAGCTTATGATCCATCTCCGTTCGCTGCGGTTGCTATTCACAAAGGGTATGATGCAGCACTTGCGTATCACATGGGGAAAATATTAGAATGTGCGGCACTATGTGCAGAGCCAGGTACGACAAAAGATAGTATGTTAGGAATTTTGAAAGAAGACTCCTTCATTCTGAAAGCGCTTAATGATACGCGTAAATGTACAGCAATTTCTGTAGCAGCTCATACATTCTATGAAAAAGATCATCCTTACTTATTGCATGGACCTGGATATATTTTGAATCTTGAGCATTGTAAATTTACCGAACTACCAGATCACAGTGTCGAGGTTAGTGGAAGTAGAATGATAGAAACGCCAGTATACAAAATTAAGTTAGAAGGTGCAATGCAAGTAGCCTATCGTACTTTTGTCATTGCGGGCATAAGAGACCCATTGCTAATTAATAAAATTGAAGAAGTTGAAGAATTAGTAAAACAGCAAGTTTACGATTACTATACTGAGATTCCAAGAGAAGACTATGCGATTAACTTTGTGAATTACGGAATGAATGGTGTATTGGGGGCATTAGAACCAACACCGAATGCAGGTCATGAATTAGGTGTAATGTTTGAAGTTATTGCTGTGTCGCAAGAACTGGCAAACGCGGTCTGTGGATCAGTTCGTTCAACGTTCTTGCATTATGGATATGAGGGAAGAAAATCTACAGCAGGAAATCTAGCATTCCCGTTCGCACCAAGCGATATACCGTTTGGACCTGTTTATGAGTTCTCAGTGTATCACCTAATGGAAGTATCGGATGGATTAGAAATGTTCCATTGCGATTATGAAGAGGTGTAA
- a CDS encoding DUF4387 domain-containing protein: MMKLSEAAVVLRSKNSGPFEITLDALFADREIYNALKQSDIINKSLIAKLYNIAEENITHIVFFDQALGFKVTFSRSVSSGTFLDRDVYGAQQHAPLMDLEFDF; this comes from the coding sequence ATAATGAAATTAAGTGAAGCAGCGGTAGTATTACGTAGTAAAAACAGTGGACCATTCGAAATTACATTAGATGCTTTGTTTGCAGATCGGGAAATTTACAATGCTTTAAAGCAATCAGACATAATTAATAAGTCTTTGATTGCAAAGTTATACAACATTGCGGAAGAGAATATTACACATATTGTGTTTTTTGATCAGGCACTTGGATTCAAAGTTACTTTCTCCCGCAGCGTATCATCAGGAACTTTCTTGGATCGTGATGTGTATGGCGCACAGCAACACGCTCCATTAATGGATTTGGAATTTGACTTCTAA
- a CDS encoding ABC transporter permease subunit, producing the protein MSSRLMQMWKDKMLYIMLVPAFAYFIIFHIWPIFGMKLAFYEYRIIGDNVFVGMKYFTALFNTPVFTNVLMNTLIVSAMKIVIIFPLPVIFALLLNEFRNGRFRKSIQVISYLPHFLSWVVIAGIWFEFMSPSTGIVNGIIQLFGFPAHDFLTDKSAIRWILVLSEAWRSIGWDSIIFLAAIIGISPSLYEAAYVDGANRWHIVTKIVIPHLYIPMVTIFILNIGFLMNAGLDQILNFTNDAVNSKIDIIDTYVYRIGLLNFEYSFATAASLFKSVIGVILVLSTHFISKKLTSKGAW; encoded by the coding sequence ATGAGTTCTCGTTTAATGCAAATGTGGAAAGACAAAATGTTGTACATTATGCTCGTTCCGGCTTTTGCTTACTTTATCATTTTTCATATTTGGCCTATTTTTGGGATGAAGCTCGCATTTTATGAATACCGCATCATAGGCGACAACGTATTCGTAGGAATGAAGTACTTTACAGCATTGTTTAACACACCAGTATTTACAAACGTATTGATGAACACCTTAATTGTCAGTGCAATGAAAATAGTTATCATATTCCCACTTCCGGTTATCTTTGCATTATTACTCAACGAATTTAGAAATGGACGTTTCCGGAAGAGTATCCAAGTCATATCCTACCTGCCTCACTTTCTTTCATGGGTTGTTATTGCAGGGATATGGTTTGAATTTATGTCTCCTTCAACTGGAATTGTAAACGGTATCATTCAATTATTTGGTTTTCCGGCACATGATTTCTTAACAGATAAATCTGCGATACGTTGGATTTTGGTGCTCAGTGAAGCATGGCGTAGTATCGGCTGGGATTCAATCATATTTCTAGCAGCAATTATTGGAATAAGTCCTAGTCTGTACGAAGCAGCTTATGTCGATGGAGCAAATCGTTGGCATATTGTTACCAAAATTGTAATCCCACATCTTTACATTCCAATGGTCACAATATTTATTTTGAATATAGGTTTCCTAATGAATGCAGGACTTGATCAGATACTTAACTTTACCAATGATGCAGTTAACAGCAAGATAGATATTATCGACACTTATGTGTACCGCATTGGTTTATTGAACTTTGAATACTCATTTGCAACAGCAGCTAGTTTATTCAAGAGCGTAATAGGTGTAATTCTCGTACTATCTACTCATTTTATTTCCAAAAAATTGACTTCAAAAGGCGCATGGTAA